The genomic segment AGCATTGGGAGGGCAGTCCATACGTTGTTGATTTGCCGCAGATGTCTGATGAAGTAAATCGTTAGCGACCCTAGGCATTACCTTAAATTTTTAGGAGATAAGTACAACCCTGCTAACTGTTCAGAATTTAGCGCATCGCGTGCAAAAACAAAGCCAAGGGATCACAAGAAAAAGTGATCTGTATCACGTATATAGTTATTTGCTACTCTATTCAGGACTCTTCGTTTGGATATAGCGCGTGAAGCTTTTTGTTTACCACACCCCTGAAGCAGCTCCTGCCGAGCAACTACCCGATTGTGCCGTTGTTATTGATGTTTTGCGAGCCACGACGACCATTGCGACGGCGCTCCATGCTGGGGCTGAGGCTGTACAAGCTTTTGCTGATGTTGATCTGCTTTTCCAAGCCAGTGATGCTTGGCCTGAGGCACAGCGTTTAAGAGCTGGAGAACGGGGCGGTCAACAGGTTGAAGGCTTTGATGTGGGGAATTCACCTTTAGATTGCACACCGGATGTTGTCGAAGGGAAACGCCTATTTCTCACTACTACTAACGGTACAAGGGCACTCAAACGTGTAGAACAGGCAAAAACAGTTCTGACTGCAGCTCAAATTAATGTTGCGTCTGTCATTGATTACCTGAAAGCAAAACAACCTGAAACGGTTTGGTTTGTGGGTTCGGGTTGGCAGGGTGATTATGCTCTTGAAGATACGGTCTGTGCGGGGGCGATCGCCGCCGCGTTGTGGGGAGAAGAACCAGCCGATTTAGGTAACGACGAAGTATTAGGAGCGATCGCCCTATATCGACAATGGGAAAATAACCTCGTTGACTTACTAAAACTCGCGAGTCACGGCCAGCGCCTACTAGGTCTCGATAAAGAAAAAGATATTATTTACTGCGCCCAGAGCAATAGCCTCAATGTGCTTCCCATCCAACAATCACCCGGCGTTTTAGTGAAATATAACGGCGAAGCTTAGGCTCTCAAACCCGATTACTAGCTTAAGACAACAGCGATATGCAGGCAGCATAATGCCCAAAAAAAGGGGTTCCGTCATGGAACCCTAAATCATTAACGCGTAAAAGATATATTTTTACGTATTTTTCTATGTTTCCAATGAGCAGCAGTCTACTTGTAAAGCTCTGTGGAGAGGCGGAAAGCCAAGATACCAGGAACGAGGGCAATCACAAGAGCAACAAAGACTTGGGTATCAGAAATTCCCATTATTAAAAACTCCAAAATAGATAAATAAAGAATTTATTCCTTAATTTGCGGCATTATCGCGATTTAGCCCAAGGTTTTGTAACAAGACGCAACATACGACAGTATTATCAATGCTTTGATCGATATGATGACCTGATGGGTTCTAGCCGCCAATTATTCTAAGGTTTGTTTACAATTGTTAGTATTTGCCGGCTGCTTTTGTTTCGTTGTTACCTACCGCGATTTATCTATCTGTGTTCCTATGTTCGATCAACTCCTCCATTCCCAGTTTCATTTCAGCTTAGAAACCTCTTTACTATTAGTGATTCTTGTTGCCCTAGAAGCTGTTTTGTCTGCGGATAATGCCATTGCTCTGGCGGCGATCGCCCAAGGACTAAAGACCGCTGAGCAACAAAAACGAGCCTTAAACATTGGTTTGATCGCGGCCTATATCCTCCGCATCACACTCATTTTTACAGCGACTTGGGTGATTAATTTTTGGCAAGTTGAACTGCTAGGTGCCGTTTATTTACTATGGCTAGTCTTTCGATATTTTACCTCCAGTGAAGACGACCAAGGACACGAACGAAACCTTGAATTCTCGTCCCTCTGGCAAGCAATACCAATGATTGCCGTAACCGACTTGGCCTTTTCCCTCGATAGTGTCACAACGGCGATCGCCGTTGCCGAAGACATCTGGCTCATCGTCATTGGCGGCACCATTGGCGTGATCACATTACGCTTTCTTGCCGGACTCTTTATTCGCTGGCTTGATGAATTTACCCACCTCGAAGACGCAGGCTTCGTCACAGTGGGCTTTGTTGGTGTTCGACTATTACTAAAGGCAGTTTATCCCAGTCTCATCGTCCCAGAATGGCTTCTGATTTCTCTCATTTTGGGCATGTTTGTGTGGGGATTTTCTAAGCGTAACCCCGACTTTGTCGCGCCAGAGGAACAGAAAACAGAACAAAGCTTAGAAGCGTAGTCATTGACCCTTAAGGACTTAAGACAGATTTCGCCCTTTGACGCACTTTTTTTCTGAGAAAATTTACTTTGTTTAAAAAAACTTAACAGAGCTCTAATATTTTGCTAATATAAGTTCATAAATAATAAAAACTCTAAGTTAGACACTTGCATGCAGTGCGCCGCGTTGCCACCTCAGCTGCATTCCTTGCTTATTGTGGACAACTCATCCTCCTTTTGCTCTGAGCGATTTAGTGCAGGGAAGGATTGCCATTGTCTTTTTTTGATTTCTCTATACAGACGAGTTGACCTATGAAAACTGCCAAGCATTCCTCAGATCCAGTTCGTACTTACCTGAAAGAGATTGGTCGTGTGCCATTGCTTACCCACGAAGAAGAAGTCGTATATTCCCGTCGTGTCCAGCAGATGGTGACCCTTGAAAAGCTCAAGGAAGAGTTGGCTGAACACAAAGAGTCTGAGCCAACATTGAAAGAATGGGCAAACGAAGCAAAGATTACTCAAAAGGAGCTGAAAAAGCGTCTCCGTCTCGGTGCTCAGGCTAAGCAGAAGATGGTAGAGGCAAATCTACGTCTGGTGGTTTCTGTTGCTAAAAAATATATTAAGCGCAATATGGATCTTTTGGATTTGATCCAAGAAGGAACCATCGGTATGCAGCGTGGTGTTGAGAAGTTTGACCCAACGAAGGGTTATCGTTTTTCGACCTATGCCTACTGGTGGATTCGTCAGGCCATTACCCGGGCGATCGCCGAAAAGAGCCGTACAATTCGCCTGCCCATTCACATCACTGAGAAGCTCAATAAAATCAAAAAAGCCCAGCGTCAACTGGCTCAAAAGAAAGGTCGTGCTGCGACAATTCCTGAGCTAGCAGAAGAATTGGGTTTAACCGCCAAGCAAGTACGTGATTATCTCGAAAAATCGCGTCAGCCTTTATCCCTTGACTTGAAAGTCGGTGATAACAACGATACCGAACTCATCGAGCTGCTAGAAGACCACGGCACAACGCCTGATGACTATGCCACCAGTGCTGCCCTCAAGCGGGATCTACACCGTATGATCGGGGAATTGACTGACCAACAGCAAGAGGTGCTAACCTTGCGCTTTGGTTTAAACAATGGTCAGCCCCACACCCTTGCAAAAATTGGCGAACATTTGAGTATTAGCCGTGAGCGTGTACGTCAAATTGAACGCGAGGCTCTCTCGAAGTTGCGTAAGCGTAAATCTGAAGTGACAGAATACTTGGCGAGCTAGGTTCCGAGAAAAATCACCGTAAAAATGCGACTTAGGGGGTTCGGTTACGCACCCCCTTTGTGATGTAAAAGCTTGTTACATTGTCATTAATGAAAGTTCTACGTTATCAAAATTCAGTAATTACAAAGATTGCTGATCGACCATCAGGAGGTAAGACTGGTGAACAATGAAGCCCAACGTTTTTATGATTTTCTAGATAATACACAAGCGGAAGTAAAGGATGACTTGTGGCAGTATGTGCAGTCTTTAAACCCGGAAATGGTCGCTCAGATGTCCCAGCCTCAATCTGGTGAAGTGCAGCAAGTGATGGAGCGTCAAATTATTGGCTTGCTTGGTGCTTTGTCTGGGGAAGGTATTAATGTTTCGGTCACGATGACCCGCGAAAATTTAGGTCGTTTGCTTGGCTCTGCGATTATGAGTGGATATTTTCTGCGGAATGCTGAGCAAAGACATGAAATTGAAAAGATGCTGGCTTCGCCTGAAGAGAGTCTCTAGGTAAGGCGCTTTTTTCTTCATCATTTATTTGTTTGTTTGTTCGATAAGGGTTCGATAAGGTCTAGCTAGGTGCGGCGATCGCCTACTTTTTCTGCCATAACCACAAATGAAATTTATAGTCGTCGTTGGTGAGATTAGCAGAGTTTTAGCATGTTAGTTAAACCCTTACAGAACAAAGCTTTAAGGCCTATCAGATGTTTTAACTGTGATGGCCTTGGCTACATATAATATTTAACGTCAGTTATGGATAAGAATGTAGCCAAAATTCTTTAGAGAAAAGGAGACACGGAGAGGGAGAGACACGGGGAAGCAACGAAAATTTGCATTTTTTGAAAGCTAGTAGGATTGTTTGCATAGAAATATCTCCCGATCTCTCGCTCTCCCATTCACCGCGTCGTACTTCCGACCATGCTTAAGCAAAACTCACGTGATTTAGAAAAATTTAAATTTTGCAAACCGTGAAAAACCCTTGATCAACAAGATTGATCAAGGGTTTTTTGATAGTAACTATTTTTTTAGTAGTGGAGCCGAGCAGAGTCGAACTGCTGTCCAAACTGGGTATTCACCCCTAGCTCATTCACAAGTTTAGTCCTTCTAATCCTCAGAACGGGAACGACTGCTTATTCCGAGTCGCCAAGAATCTCTGGTCTAGTCTTGACTCTAGTGCAAACCAGATGTATTCCTAGAGAGCATCCGTTGGGGGTAAAGTCATAATCCTTAACGGAGTCGAATTATGAATGCTCGAA from the [Limnothrix rosea] IAM M-220 genome contains:
- a CDS encoding 2-phosphosulfolactate phosphatase family protein — its product is MKLFVYHTPEAAPAEQLPDCAVVIDVLRATTTIATALHAGAEAVQAFADVDLLFQASDAWPEAQRLRAGERGGQQVEGFDVGNSPLDCTPDVVEGKRLFLTTTNGTRALKRVEQAKTVLTAAQINVASVIDYLKAKQPETVWFVGSGWQGDYALEDTVCAGAIAAALWGEEPADLGNDEVLGAIALYRQWENNLVDLLKLASHGQRLLGLDKEKDIIYCAQSNSLNVLPIQQSPGVLVKYNGEA
- a CDS encoding RNA polymerase sigma factor, RpoD/SigA family, with product MKTAKHSSDPVRTYLKEIGRVPLLTHEEEVVYSRRVQQMVTLEKLKEELAEHKESEPTLKEWANEAKITQKELKKRLRLGAQAKQKMVEANLRLVVSVAKKYIKRNMDLLDLIQEGTIGMQRGVEKFDPTKGYRFSTYAYWWIRQAITRAIAEKSRTIRLPIHITEKLNKIKKAQRQLAQKKGRAATIPELAEELGLTAKQVRDYLEKSRQPLSLDLKVGDNNDTELIELLEDHGTTPDDYATSAALKRDLHRMIGELTDQQQEVLTLRFGLNNGQPHTLAKIGEHLSISRERVRQIEREALSKLRKRKSEVTEYLAS
- the psaM gene encoding photosystem I reaction center subunit XII, with the translated sequence MGISDTQVFVALVIALVPGILAFRLSTELYK
- a CDS encoding DUF760 domain-containing protein; protein product: MNNEAQRFYDFLDNTQAEVKDDLWQYVQSLNPEMVAQMSQPQSGEVQQVMERQIIGLLGALSGEGINVSVTMTRENLGRLLGSAIMSGYFLRNAEQRHEIEKMLASPEESL
- a CDS encoding TerC family protein, with translation MFDQLLHSQFHFSLETSLLLVILVALEAVLSADNAIALAAIAQGLKTAEQQKRALNIGLIAAYILRITLIFTATWVINFWQVELLGAVYLLWLVFRYFTSSEDDQGHERNLEFSSLWQAIPMIAVTDLAFSLDSVTTAIAVAEDIWLIVIGGTIGVITLRFLAGLFIRWLDEFTHLEDAGFVTVGFVGVRLLLKAVYPSLIVPEWLLISLILGMFVWGFSKRNPDFVAPEEQKTEQSLEA